ACTACTTCACCACCATATTTTTTAACACCAAGTCTTCTACCAGCTGAATCTCTATTATTCTGAGTACTACCCTGACCTTTTTTGTGAGCCATTTTATTTCTCCTTAAATTTTTTTAATGCTTAAGCAGCAATTTTTGTAATTCTAATTTTTGTGAAGCTTTTTCTAAAACCTCTTTTTAACTTAGAATCTTTTCTTCTTCTTTTTTTGTAAATAACAACTTTTTTATCTCTATTTACACCTGTTCCATCTAAAACAACAACTGCTTCAACTTTAGCTTTTTCTACAGCTGAACCTGTTTTTAGCTCACCGTTGTTAACTGCAAGTACATCAGTAATTTCTAAAGTCTCTTTAGCAGCTTTACCAGTGTAATCAATATCTATAATATCACCTTCTGATACTTTATATTGCTTTCCACCACATTTGATAATTGCGTACATCTTTTCATCCTCTTCTTGTTTATAAGCATAACTAGGGTTGTTTTTTATACTAATTTGCATTTTTCGAACGGGAATAATATCTAAGATTTTATTAAACTTTCTTTAAGTCATAA
Above is a genomic segment from Aliarcobacter cryaerophilus containing:
- the rplU gene encoding 50S ribosomal protein L21; the encoded protein is MYAIIKCGGKQYKVSEGDIIDIDYTGKAAKETLEITDVLAVNNGELKTGSAVEKAKVEAVVVLDGTGVNRDKKVVIYKKRRRKDSKLKRGFRKSFTKIRITKIAA